From Pelagicoccus albus, the proteins below share one genomic window:
- the dnaG gene encoding DNA primase, producing MPAIKPSSIRDLKDRINIYDVVSREVTLKKSGSEYKGLSPFNNEKTPSFYVSPDKGFYKCFSSGNAGDAISFVMETERLTFTEAVETLAKRFNFELEYEQGNSRAREERSLRQELFDLHELATDYYRESFLGSDKQGQWIRNYWVKNRQFSLETAEEFKIGFAPTNCVELGRLAVKKGFSREAMEACGLFYAKRGIDPERMGYRFRGRLMIPIRDHQGRVTAFTARQLDITPQDDPSREAKYINSPETPIFHKSNLLFNLDRARMEANSESPFVMVEGQLDAIRCWSVGLKTAVAPQGTGITESQLRLLKRYESQLIVLLDGDAAGQKAALRMLPLALAQGVEAVFIPLTDKEDPDDIFREGGREALESLLERKLQPIPFACRAHTPPGERMTPQSKAKAAREVFAIIQKSDSEAAKVEFVKQAAEAFELDPRATLADFRRFSGQQDRNNPPPPPSPSVPPATQNNAPPTQNPPYQEQSRHKPVYSVEHDLLALCMLEDELGSQIAQLVDPEWIDSSLPEGDLLNFVLNEFLHDMWNGPDSLNETLESAEQKTLASSIFFEAKAQENPERFANEALKRLVSKFVERKSKELKLEIGRKQATNDAAALSLLGELSALSQLKHKPPQVGSLFS from the coding sequence ATGCCAGCGATTAAACCGAGCAGTATACGTGACCTAAAGGACCGCATCAACATCTACGATGTGGTCTCCCGCGAGGTCACCCTGAAGAAGTCAGGCTCGGAATACAAAGGGTTGAGTCCCTTCAACAACGAAAAGACTCCCTCGTTTTACGTTTCTCCGGATAAAGGATTCTACAAGTGCTTTTCCTCGGGAAACGCTGGAGATGCTATTTCATTCGTGATGGAGACCGAGCGTCTCACCTTCACCGAGGCAGTCGAGACCCTCGCCAAGCGGTTCAACTTCGAACTTGAATACGAACAAGGCAACAGTCGAGCCCGCGAGGAAAGAAGCCTGCGGCAAGAACTCTTCGACTTGCACGAGCTCGCGACCGACTATTACAGAGAGAGTTTTCTCGGCAGCGACAAGCAAGGCCAGTGGATTAGAAACTACTGGGTCAAAAACCGTCAGTTCTCGCTCGAAACGGCTGAAGAATTCAAAATTGGTTTCGCGCCTACCAATTGCGTGGAGCTCGGAAGATTGGCCGTGAAAAAGGGCTTTTCCCGCGAGGCTATGGAAGCTTGCGGTCTGTTCTACGCCAAGCGAGGAATCGATCCCGAACGCATGGGATATCGCTTCCGAGGCCGTCTCATGATCCCGATTCGCGACCACCAAGGCCGCGTTACCGCTTTTACGGCGCGGCAGCTCGACATCACTCCGCAAGACGACCCGAGTCGCGAGGCGAAATACATCAACTCTCCCGAGACGCCCATTTTCCATAAAAGCAATCTGCTCTTCAACCTAGACCGGGCCCGCATGGAAGCGAATTCGGAGTCCCCTTTTGTTATGGTTGAGGGACAACTGGACGCAATCCGCTGTTGGAGCGTCGGGTTGAAGACTGCCGTCGCTCCGCAAGGCACGGGCATTACCGAATCGCAGCTCCGTCTACTGAAACGATACGAATCGCAACTGATCGTGCTATTGGACGGCGATGCCGCAGGTCAAAAAGCTGCCCTACGCATGCTACCGCTTGCCCTCGCTCAAGGTGTAGAAGCGGTCTTCATCCCATTGACCGACAAAGAGGACCCAGACGACATTTTCCGCGAAGGAGGTCGCGAAGCGCTCGAATCCTTATTGGAACGAAAACTTCAACCCATCCCATTCGCCTGCCGAGCCCACACCCCACCCGGCGAGAGAATGACTCCCCAGAGCAAAGCGAAAGCGGCTCGAGAGGTCTTTGCCATTATCCAAAAATCCGATTCCGAGGCGGCCAAGGTCGAATTCGTGAAACAAGCGGCAGAGGCATTCGAATTGGACCCGAGGGCAACCTTGGCTGATTTCAGGCGTTTTTCGGGCCAACAAGACCGAAACAACCCTCCGCCCCCGCCAAGTCCGAGCGTCCCACCCGCCACACAAAACAACGCACCGCCAACACAAAATCCACCTTATCAAGAACAATCCCGTCATAAACCGGTCTATTCTGTGGAACACGACCTCTTGGCCCTGTGCATGCTGGAAGACGAGCTCGGAAGCCAAATCGCCCAACTAGTAGATCCTGAATGGATAGATTCAAGCCTACCTGAGGGTGATCTGCTCAACTTCGTCTTGAATGAATTCCTCCACGACATGTGGAATGGCCCCGATTCGCTTAACGAAACCCTAGAAAGCGCCGAACAGAAGACACTTGCATCTTCTATATTCTTCGAGGCTAAGGCCCAGGAGAACCCAGAACGATTTGCAAACGAAGCGCTCAAGCGATTGGTCTCCAAATTCGTAGAACGAAAGAGCAAAGAATTAAAACTTGAAATCGGAAGAAAACAAGCAACCAATGACGCTGCCGCACTTTCCCTCCTCGGAGAATTATCTGCATTAAGCCAACTGAAGCATAAACCGCCTCAGGTGGGCTCTTTATTTTCATAA
- a CDS encoding tetratricopeptide repeat protein has translation MFPDLKPFQRANIVASLAIIMAFLAGCASREERIQEFQSEANEALFENNSAAALKTLRKGLSKFPDSNELRISLSRTLQNSGELEEAASLLEQAIQQDPEADQLWVKIGEIRASQGRSQDAVDAFQAYLKNHADDFLAWKSVAIENEKLGKLTNAIKAAAKWNEITPSSQPALKLGQLYLTSRNIPQARSWFSQAAAYEDDYAAKDALAELIKLETSLKQLQQAAIWMQRYEQRYGANSSDPRIRESKTILDNWERARREIAEAAAQLELERSALEEKRLEEEETRAAQQAEDLASSLAIATETNSEVQQENPTEEETTKPPLALFDDGLEDSPMQPIAQADEPSNPIEEPEATTDALELTPYEAAVAAYEAGDYSEATSLFWELLADNVDDPQLWYRLSLACYAQENWYDAESAILEAKRRAPRSEVIVHQYLETIVKTQNTNRALEEIKAMRLLFPNSPPIALTLAQTLRNASAPRSIVSAAYRDFLAIAKPGDSGTQEANRYLQNGN, from the coding sequence ATGTTTCCAGACTTAAAGCCCTTTCAAAGAGCGAACATCGTCGCTTCCTTAGCGATAATCATGGCCTTCCTGGCAGGTTGCGCCAGTCGAGAAGAACGTATCCAAGAATTCCAATCGGAAGCGAACGAAGCTCTTTTCGAAAACAACTCCGCCGCCGCACTTAAAACGCTCCGGAAGGGATTATCCAAATTCCCTGATTCTAACGAGCTTCGGATCTCGCTGAGCCGGACCCTACAGAACTCTGGAGAACTTGAGGAGGCAGCGAGCCTCTTGGAGCAGGCGATCCAGCAGGATCCCGAAGCAGACCAGCTCTGGGTCAAAATCGGAGAGATTCGAGCCAGCCAAGGCCGTAGCCAGGACGCAGTGGATGCGTTTCAAGCCTACCTGAAAAATCACGCCGACGACTTCCTCGCCTGGAAATCCGTAGCCATCGAGAACGAGAAGCTTGGCAAACTGACCAACGCGATCAAAGCCGCCGCCAAATGGAATGAAATAACTCCCTCTTCTCAACCGGCCTTGAAACTCGGACAACTCTACCTTACCAGCCGCAACATTCCTCAGGCCCGTTCTTGGTTTAGCCAGGCGGCAGCATACGAAGACGATTACGCAGCCAAAGACGCGCTGGCAGAGCTCATCAAGCTGGAAACAAGTTTGAAGCAGCTCCAGCAAGCAGCCATATGGATGCAGCGCTACGAACAAAGATACGGAGCAAACTCGAGCGACCCTCGAATTCGGGAGTCGAAGACAATTCTGGATAACTGGGAACGTGCTCGCAGAGAAATTGCCGAAGCGGCCGCCCAACTGGAATTGGAAAGAAGCGCACTTGAAGAAAAGCGACTGGAGGAGGAAGAAACAAGGGCCGCCCAGCAAGCCGAGGATCTAGCTAGCTCCTTGGCGATCGCCACAGAGACAAACTCCGAAGTTCAACAGGAGAACCCAACAGAAGAGGAAACGACCAAGCCCCCACTCGCCCTCTTTGACGACGGACTGGAGGACAGTCCCATGCAACCGATCGCGCAAGCTGATGAGCCTAGCAATCCGATCGAAGAGCCGGAGGCCACAACAGACGCCTTGGAATTGACACCCTACGAAGCGGCAGTCGCAGCCTACGAAGCAGGTGACTACTCAGAGGCAACCTCTCTATTTTGGGAATTGCTCGCCGACAACGTCGACGATCCGCAGCTCTGGTATCGGCTCTCGCTCGCTTGTTACGCTCAAGAGAATTGGTACGACGCGGAATCGGCGATTTTGGAAGCCAAGCGCCGCGCCCCCCGCTCCGAAGTTATTGTCCACCAGTATCTGGAAACCATCGTTAAGACGCAAAATACCAACCGAGCGCTGGAGGAGATTAAGGCCATGCGTCTCCTATTTCCCAACAGTCCGCCAATCGCGTTGACGCTGGCTCAAACCCTCCGAAACGCGAGCGCTCCTCGTTCAATAGTATCAGCCGCTTACCGCGATTTTCTCGCTATCGCCAAGCCGGGAGATTCCGGCACTCAGGAGGCCAATCGGTACTTGCAAAACGGCAATTGA
- the aroB gene encoding 3-dehydroquinate synthase: MSITKQVTVETSRSSYPIYIGRNLGSQLKAEIKKLSEQKGIVAIVTDSNVKEAQAAWFEDLGEDVPLLVVPAGETSKSISFFAKALDFLAANKLDRGGVVLAVGGGVVGDLTGYAAASYLRGIRFIQVPTTLLAMVDSSVGGKTGINILAGKNLVGAFHQPIAVYSDLEMLKTMPPREFAAGMAEIIKHGMLQDAELFDLLEENPVTGPDDQRLDAVVEWNCMIKAAVVNADEKETAASGGRALLNLGHTFGHAIENVAGYGEYLHGEAIGIGLVAAALLSEKLGYLSEEDVARIRKVVSDHGLPVALNSPLPAASLLAAMRLDKKVKAGVIRFVIMKRIGKAETIESADMDLVEDIWRSCGAA, translated from the coding sequence GTGTCGATTACCAAACAGGTTACTGTCGAAACCAGTCGTTCATCCTATCCGATCTACATCGGACGAAACCTTGGGTCCCAGCTGAAGGCTGAGATCAAGAAGCTTAGCGAACAAAAGGGCATTGTTGCCATCGTTACGGACAGCAATGTGAAGGAGGCTCAGGCAGCTTGGTTCGAGGATTTGGGAGAGGATGTTCCCTTGCTTGTGGTCCCTGCCGGAGAAACGAGCAAAAGCATTTCGTTTTTCGCGAAGGCTTTGGATTTCCTAGCCGCAAACAAGCTTGATCGAGGCGGAGTAGTTTTGGCGGTCGGAGGAGGTGTCGTAGGCGATCTGACCGGTTACGCGGCCGCTTCGTATCTTCGAGGCATCCGGTTTATCCAAGTTCCCACTACACTGCTCGCTATGGTTGACAGCTCCGTTGGCGGCAAGACGGGCATCAATATCTTAGCTGGCAAGAATCTGGTAGGAGCGTTTCATCAGCCAATTGCCGTGTATTCTGATCTAGAGATGCTCAAGACCATGCCACCGCGGGAATTTGCCGCGGGAATGGCTGAGATCATCAAGCATGGGATGCTGCAGGATGCAGAGCTGTTTGATCTGCTTGAAGAAAACCCAGTGACTGGTCCAGACGACCAACGTCTCGATGCCGTGGTGGAGTGGAATTGCATGATCAAGGCAGCGGTGGTGAATGCAGATGAGAAGGAGACGGCGGCAAGCGGTGGCCGGGCTCTACTTAATCTAGGGCACACCTTTGGCCACGCTATCGAAAATGTGGCCGGATATGGAGAGTATCTTCATGGAGAAGCGATCGGGATCGGGCTTGTTGCCGCCGCCTTGCTTAGTGAAAAGCTCGGTTACCTGAGCGAGGAGGATGTGGCTCGTATCCGAAAGGTGGTGTCGGATCATGGTCTGCCAGTAGCTCTTAATTCCCCTTTGCCAGCCGCATCCTTACTTGCGGCCATGAGATTGGATAAAAAAGTCAAGGCAGGCGTTATTCGGTTTGTAATAATGAAACGTATCGGAAAAGCGGAGACGATCGAGTCTGCCGACATGGACTTGGTAGAAGATATCTGGCGTTCCTGCGGGGCGGCTTAA
- a CDS encoding class I SAM-dependent methyltransferase: MHSSNADDSSLISEHQNALLFSAEKFFGGDPIPKKIRRAFLDTPRQNFAQRYYSSSKRKWVELEKEDLKSFLPEIYSDHPLCIYRDENGRSLSTVSQPSLVLYMLDLLNLKPGHRVFELGGGSGWNAAMMGRLVGPGGKVVSVEIIDCLVESAQASLNDLGLSQVDFSSGDAFEALEAQPPFDRGIFTASAWDLPAAFFEKITEGGLLVFVSKAQPNYDLLTLLRKESENVFVSKLNFPCSFVPVTGDHSKPDTTAIPVGSLSKLQLNQELSWNDIKLPDTEIENFIEFLKLVFDCQQTYLIDGKGKGFDEEFWGLKYDEESLLLFNEERLLLYGDDISLISARRAAKRWQKAKCPTIEDLYLSIHLSTQAPESTNDQWVVNRGDSCYLWSLTPL; this comes from the coding sequence GTGCATAGCTCCAACGCAGACGACTCATCGCTCATTTCCGAGCACCAGAACGCCCTCCTATTCTCAGCCGAGAAATTCTTCGGGGGCGACCCTATCCCTAAGAAAATTCGTCGAGCGTTTTTGGATACGCCACGACAAAATTTCGCCCAGAGGTACTATTCATCTTCGAAACGGAAATGGGTCGAACTCGAGAAGGAAGACCTGAAGAGCTTCCTTCCGGAAATTTATTCCGATCATCCGCTATGCATATACAGAGACGAAAACGGTCGTTCGCTCTCCACCGTATCACAACCATCCCTTGTCCTCTACATGTTGGACCTGCTCAACTTGAAGCCGGGACATCGCGTTTTCGAGTTGGGAGGAGGCAGCGGTTGGAACGCAGCTATGATGGGACGACTCGTCGGGCCGGGAGGCAAAGTAGTAAGCGTGGAGATAATCGACTGCCTAGTCGAATCAGCCCAAGCCTCCTTGAATGACCTAGGCTTGAGCCAAGTTGATTTCAGTTCCGGAGACGCATTCGAGGCCCTCGAGGCACAACCCCCTTTCGATCGCGGGATCTTCACAGCGAGCGCTTGGGACCTGCCAGCAGCTTTCTTCGAAAAAATTACCGAGGGTGGACTCCTTGTCTTCGTTTCGAAAGCGCAACCGAATTACGATCTCTTAACCTTGCTGCGGAAGGAGAGTGAAAACGTATTCGTTTCTAAACTAAATTTTCCTTGTAGTTTTGTCCCGGTAACGGGAGATCATTCCAAACCAGACACAACTGCAATCCCAGTTGGCTCTCTATCGAAGCTTCAGCTAAACCAAGAACTCAGCTGGAACGATATCAAACTTCCGGATACGGAAATAGAAAACTTTATAGAGTTCCTAAAACTGGTTTTCGACTGCCAGCAAACCTATCTGATAGACGGTAAAGGAAAAGGCTTCGACGAAGAATTCTGGGGATTGAAATACGATGAAGAGAGCCTGTTACTCTTTAACGAAGAGCGGCTTCTACTCTACGGCGACGATATTTCGCTAATCTCCGCAAGACGGGCCGCCAAGCGTTGGCAAAAAGCCAAGTGCCCCACGATAGAGGACCTCTATCTATCGATACACCTGAGCACCCAAGCACCGGAGTCTACCAATGACCAATGGGTAGTAAACCGAGGGGACAGCTGCTATCTTTGGAGTCTGACTCCTCTTTAG
- a CDS encoding FAD-dependent oxidoreductase, protein MFGKKSVETLVVGAGPCGMLAALMLADGGNDVTIVDAAPRSCTSSNSAVLHPLTLKMLDRLGIAERLIKTGYRIDSYAFFDGISLRQTFDLRELPVAFPYALSVPQSELEMCLEQELEDAGVRILWDHRVSDYRETEDGLEVTVDRYAERGTGYAIAHEERVIVKSLRFRAKNLIAADGYNSMLRRIAGIEQKELGESQYFVTFEFDSDRDPTHRTLLSIKDGLATAQQPINTGLARLQFQFNGVTLPSRNREKDRSYMQLEEELPDFLDQRHFEELVKERVPWRTGYMGRLRYRAAIPFEKRYLEQPYQGNVFFLGDSARSFAPLGSLGLNLGLQEAEQLAHALLIFEDEPLKSREALAQLSEHMVGNWLQLADLESATSPTDKTDSWLAKNRGRVLRSLPATDDTLRRLAQQVAMDMDAAKLDHVLV, encoded by the coding sequence ATGTTTGGCAAAAAAAGCGTTGAAACTCTTGTGGTAGGAGCTGGCCCTTGCGGCATGCTTGCTGCCCTAATGCTAGCGGATGGAGGTAATGACGTCACCATCGTCGATGCCGCTCCCCGCTCCTGCACGAGCAGTAATTCTGCCGTGCTTCATCCGCTCACCTTGAAGATGCTCGATCGGCTCGGCATCGCGGAGAGGCTAATAAAAACAGGCTACCGCATCGATTCCTACGCATTCTTTGACGGGATATCTCTTCGGCAAACCTTTGATTTGCGGGAACTGCCAGTCGCATTTCCCTACGCTCTCTCCGTTCCACAGTCGGAACTGGAAATGTGCCTTGAGCAAGAACTAGAAGACGCTGGCGTGCGTATCCTATGGGATCACAGAGTCTCCGACTACCGGGAAACGGAAGACGGATTGGAAGTTACCGTGGACCGCTACGCGGAGAGAGGAACGGGTTACGCCATCGCCCACGAAGAACGCGTCATCGTAAAATCACTACGTTTCCGGGCTAAAAATCTAATCGCCGCAGATGGCTACAATTCGATGCTACGCAGAATCGCCGGTATCGAACAAAAGGAGCTCGGTGAAAGCCAATATTTCGTAACCTTCGAATTTGACTCCGATCGCGATCCTACCCACCGGACTTTGTTGAGCATAAAAGATGGTTTAGCCACCGCCCAACAACCGATCAATACAGGCCTTGCTCGCCTGCAGTTCCAATTCAACGGAGTGACCCTCCCATCGAGAAATCGGGAAAAGGATCGCTCGTACATGCAGCTCGAAGAAGAGCTTCCCGATTTCCTCGACCAGCGGCACTTCGAGGAACTCGTTAAGGAACGAGTGCCCTGGAGAACCGGCTACATGGGTCGCCTCCGCTACCGGGCAGCCATCCCATTCGAAAAACGATACCTCGAACAACCCTATCAAGGAAACGTATTCTTCCTTGGCGACTCGGCTCGCTCTTTTGCTCCGCTTGGCAGCCTTGGCCTAAATCTAGGGCTACAAGAGGCCGAACAGCTCGCCCATGCTCTTTTGATTTTTGAAGACGAACCTCTAAAGAGCAGAGAAGCGCTCGCACAGCTTTCGGAACATATGGTTGGCAACTGGCTGCAACTCGCAGACTTGGAAAGCGCGACTTCACCGACCGACAAGACAGACTCTTGGCTCGCTAAAAACCGGGGCCGAGTACTCCGGTCGCTGCCCGCTACGGACGACACCCTCAGGCGCTTAGCCCAACAGGTAGCCATGGATATGGATGCTGCAAAGCTCGATCACGTGTTAGTATAA
- a CDS encoding ion transporter, with the protein MSHSKDTPAHWSKFRENCRRVIFESTRYDEKLFDVVLILAIILSVTVVMLESVAQVRLSHGSLLYILEWVFTSLFTLEYVVRIYVSKKPLRYVFSFFGIVDLLSILPTYLDLFYPGARYLMLFRALRVLRVFRVLKMVKYMGEANLLYRAVWASARKIIVFMMVVVTMVLILGSIMYLIEGPENGFTSIPKSVYWAIVTLTTVGYGDISPQTPFGQMFASLIMIIGYGVIAVPTGIVTAEIAMARRGSSRPVACSKCGEQDHEESAKFCRKCGERLSSS; encoded by the coding sequence ATGAGCCATTCTAAAGATACCCCTGCTCACTGGTCGAAATTCAGGGAAAATTGTCGCCGCGTCATATTCGAATCCACGCGGTACGACGAGAAGCTCTTTGATGTGGTTCTCATTCTGGCGATTATCCTCAGTGTAACAGTGGTGATGCTCGAGAGTGTCGCTCAGGTTAGACTTAGTCATGGAAGCCTGCTTTACATTTTGGAGTGGGTTTTTACTTCGTTGTTCACCCTCGAGTATGTCGTTCGCATCTATGTATCGAAAAAACCATTACGGTATGTGTTTAGCTTTTTTGGCATCGTGGATTTGCTTTCCATCCTGCCGACCTACCTAGATCTGTTTTATCCGGGGGCACGCTATTTGATGCTGTTCCGAGCGCTTAGGGTTCTGCGCGTTTTCCGTGTTCTCAAAATGGTCAAATACATGGGAGAGGCGAACTTGCTCTACCGTGCCGTGTGGGCCAGTGCTCGGAAAATAATCGTCTTCATGATGGTGGTGGTCACCATGGTTTTGATCCTCGGTTCGATCATGTATCTGATCGAGGGACCGGAGAACGGCTTCACAAGTATCCCCAAAAGCGTGTATTGGGCGATCGTGACCCTAACCACAGTAGGCTACGGAGATATTTCCCCGCAAACGCCTTTTGGTCAGATGTTCGCCTCGCTGATTATGATTATCGGTTATGGAGTGATCGCGGTACCGACGGGAATCGTGACGGCGGAAATCGCGATGGCGCGCCGTGGCTCCAGTCGTCCCGTAGCTTGCTCGAAATGCGGTGAGCAAGACCATGAAGAGTCAGCCAAGTTTTGTCGCAAGTGTGGCGAGCGGCTTTCGTCGTCCTAG
- a CDS encoding DNA polymerase III subunit gamma/tau, which produces MTEAAAPTDPQALVNRAMAENKLAHALLIHGQSLVAVECFAMELSARLLQIRSSGDELEEKLFRHPDVFTLRPSKKSRVISVDDTREAIRQIQHSPQAGDRKVAIVFEADRFNNYAANAFLKTLEEPPLNTTILLLTTRPHSLLATIRSRCQLFRLPTAAHTFDDPSAQAWLDSYQTWLEDLLTGGPGGKKSIPHFIIGAYALVERFSSIIQTLGKEAWNAQSKNLPEDMKDDERVALESRISISIRQEFLSAMENATEALARKKLFDDSTVPQKLVETIDVLESATNLLRLNMKTETVLESYLLRALRIWTAK; this is translated from the coding sequence GTGACAGAAGCAGCCGCTCCGACAGACCCGCAAGCGCTCGTAAACCGAGCCATGGCCGAGAACAAGCTCGCCCACGCCTTGCTGATACACGGACAAAGCCTCGTCGCGGTAGAGTGTTTCGCCATGGAGCTATCCGCTCGGCTTTTGCAAATCCGGTCCAGCGGGGACGAGCTAGAGGAAAAACTCTTCCGTCATCCGGACGTCTTCACCCTACGCCCCTCAAAGAAGTCGCGAGTGATTTCGGTCGACGACACTCGTGAAGCGATCCGCCAGATCCAACATTCCCCGCAAGCTGGAGACCGAAAGGTAGCTATCGTTTTCGAAGCCGACCGTTTTAACAACTACGCCGCCAACGCCTTCCTAAAAACGCTGGAAGAGCCGCCCCTTAATACAACAATCCTGCTGCTCACCACTCGACCACACTCGCTTCTCGCCACTATCCGTAGCCGTTGCCAACTCTTCCGCTTGCCAACCGCAGCCCACACTTTCGACGACCCATCGGCCCAAGCGTGGCTGGATAGCTACCAGACTTGGCTCGAAGATCTGCTGACCGGCGGTCCTGGTGGCAAAAAAAGCATACCGCACTTCATCATAGGAGCCTACGCGCTCGTGGAGCGTTTCAGCTCGATTATCCAAACTCTCGGCAAAGAAGCCTGGAATGCCCAATCCAAGAACCTGCCGGAGGACATGAAGGACGACGAACGGGTGGCTTTGGAGTCGCGTATTAGCATTTCCATACGGCAGGAGTTTCTTTCAGCTATGGAGAACGCTACCGAAGCTCTCGCTCGGAAAAAGCTCTTCGATGATAGCACCGTGCCACAAAAACTTGTCGAAACGATCGATGTCCTCGAATCGGCTACGAACCTACTCCGATTGAATATGAAAACGGAGACGGTCCTAGAATCCTATCTATTGAGAGCTCTCAGAATTTGGACCGCTAAATAG
- the tmk gene encoding dTMP kinase: MTNSETYPGTFFTFEGPEGSGKSTQINLLAEELADLGHEVVVTREPGGTPIGEEIRHLLIHSSNGKDMSPETELLLFAAARAQLVRELIVPSLEKGSIVICDRFLDSTTVYQGAARSIASDPVAYINQFAVGPVTPDLTFILDVPHEESMRRVKRRVTDIPDRMEQENSEFYKKVRDGYLLLAGSMPERFHVVDGTRSLETNREEILKTVLENL, translated from the coding sequence ATGACCAATTCAGAAACCTACCCCGGCACATTCTTTACCTTCGAAGGACCAGAAGGCAGTGGAAAATCAACCCAAATCAACCTGCTCGCGGAAGAGCTGGCCGATCTGGGACACGAAGTCGTCGTGACTCGGGAACCGGGAGGGACTCCTATCGGCGAGGAAATACGTCATCTTCTGATCCACAGCTCTAACGGAAAGGACATGTCGCCCGAAACTGAATTGCTGCTTTTCGCCGCGGCTCGCGCCCAGCTGGTGCGCGAGCTAATCGTGCCGTCACTTGAAAAAGGCTCCATCGTCATCTGCGATCGGTTTCTAGATTCCACCACTGTCTATCAAGGCGCCGCTCGCAGCATCGCCAGCGATCCTGTTGCCTACATCAATCAATTCGCGGTGGGTCCCGTGACACCTGACCTGACTTTCATTCTAGATGTGCCTCACGAGGAATCGATGCGTCGGGTCAAGCGCCGCGTCACAGACATTCCCGATCGAATGGAGCAGGAAAACAGCGAATTCTACAAGAAGGTCCGGGATGGCTACCTACTTTTGGCTGGCTCCATGCCGGAGCGCTTCCACGTGGTGGATGGAACAAGAAGCCTCGAAACGAATCGCGAAGAGATTCTGAAAACGGTTTTGGAAAACCTGTAG